One Peromyscus leucopus breed LL Stock chromosome 4, UCI_PerLeu_2.1, whole genome shotgun sequence genomic region harbors:
- the Fam180b gene encoding LOW QUALITY PROTEIN: protein FAM180B (The sequence of the model RefSeq protein was modified relative to this genomic sequence to represent the inferred CDS: inserted 2 bases in 2 codons; substituted 3 bases at 3 genomic stop codons) translates to MAGTLQCLLCLVVATGLLPGVGELQPASGQSMDSSVVGSGLQEPEGPELLLQLLWAKVEVNIIXQLYVQDEKPGSTHPGRRLRLLQQHLPSNSEGARQWLXQFXDLXRRSLSPWDSQHLLLIGLVCVYQLHETSEVEERGCWAQVFALLTQETLWXLCKSFCPGGWGGGSWASILDPSP, encoded by the exons ATGGCTGGGACACTACAGTGCCTGCTCTGTCTAGTGGTGGCCACTGGTCTCctccctggggtgggggagcttCAGC CTGCCTCAGGCCAATCCATGGACAGCTCTGTGGTGGGAAGTGGCCTCCAGGAGCCAGAGGGCCCGGAA CTCCTCTTGCAGCTGCTCTGGGCCAAGGTAGAAGTGAACATCA GACAGCTGTACGTCCAGGATGAGAAACCAGGATCCACACATCCAGGCCGTCGACTCAGGCTCCTGCAGCAGCACCTGCCCAGTAATTCGGAGGGTGCTAGGCAATGGTTATAGCAATTCTAGGATCTTTAGAGACGGTCTCTTAGCCCTTGGGATAGTCAGCATCTGCTTCTTATAGGCCTGGTGTGTGTCTATCAGCTCCATGAGACCAGTGAGGTTGAGGAGAGGGGTTGTTGGGCCCAGGTCTTTGCCCTCCTGACACAGGAAACACTTT ACCTGTGCAAGAGTTTCtgtcctggggggtggggtgggggttcctGGGCCTCCATCCTTGACCCTAGCCCCTGA